A genomic segment from Armatimonadota bacterium encodes:
- a CDS encoding sugar ABC transporter permease — MSTPKITRYSIAIYLLILILFFALVTEGRFIEQRNLVNILLQSAINTILAVGMTLVIITGGIDLSVGSVLALCGLVGTDLMMNGLVLGGRTLVPKPELAVGIPIAVLVSCVLGALIGWWNGWLIARWNIAPFIVTLATMTIARGTAFVYSDGKPVGNLPEAFNRLGGGTGGEVLGIPIPVWIAIFVALCALVILRATQFGRAVYAVGGNEQAARLSGVDVARVKMVVYMLSGFLAGLCGIVQAARLGAGDPKYGEMYELNAIAAVVLGGASLAGGRGGVGGTVIGAMLIGALDNGLVMAGVSAFYQKVVKGVVILLAVLGDVWQRRRR; from the coding sequence ATGAGCACGCCAAAGATAACCAGATACTCCATCGCTATCTACCTGCTGATTCTTATCCTTTTCTTCGCTCTGGTCACCGAAGGGCGTTTCATTGAACAGCGAAATCTCGTCAATATACTTCTGCAAAGTGCCATTAACACCATTTTGGCGGTAGGTATGACGCTGGTGATTATCACCGGCGGGATAGACCTTTCTGTGGGCTCGGTGCTGGCGCTGTGCGGCCTGGTGGGCACTGACCTCATGATGAACGGGCTGGTACTGGGCGGACGAACCCTGGTTCCGAAACCGGAGCTGGCAGTGGGCATACCGATTGCGGTACTGGTCTCCTGCGTGCTGGGTGCTCTCATCGGCTGGTGGAACGGCTGGCTGATTGCCCGCTGGAACATCGCACCGTTCATCGTCACACTGGCGACTATGACCATCGCGCGGGGAACGGCGTTCGTGTATTCTGATGGCAAGCCGGTGGGGAATCTGCCGGAAGCTTTCAATCGTCTGGGCGGCGGCACGGGAGGCGAGGTTCTGGGCATCCCCATTCCGGTATGGATTGCCATTTTTGTAGCATTGTGTGCACTGGTCATACTGCGGGCAACCCAGTTTGGACGCGCGGTTTACGCTGTCGGTGGCAACGAGCAGGCGGCTCGTTTGTCGGGCGTAGACGTGGCGAGAGTGAAAATGGTGGTGTACATGCTATCCGGTTTTCTGGCTGGGCTGTGCGGCATCGTGCAGGCGGCGAGGCTGGGCGCGGGCGACCCGAAATACGGCGAGATGTACGAGTTGAACGCGATCGCAGCAGTGGTGCTGGGCGGAGCGAGCCTGGCAGGCGGACGTGGAGGCGTCGGTGGCACGGTCATTGGGGCGATGCTCATTGGCGCGCTGGATAACGGACTGGTGATGGCAGGAGTGTCGGCGTTTTACCAGAAAGTCGTGAAAGGGGTAGTGATTCTGCTGGCGGTGCTGGGCGACGTGTGGCAGCGTCGGCGACGATAG